The window TGGTCCCCGTAAATGATGTTGCCGAACCTGTCCACCACACCGATGCGATCGGCATCGCCGTCATACCCAATGCCAAGATCCAGATTCTTCTTTTTCACCAGGTCAATGAGGTCTGTCATATTTTTTTTCTGGGTGGGATCTGCCTCGTGGTTGGGGAAGGTACCGTCCAGATCGCAGTAAATATCATGGACCTCGCAGCCCAGTCCCCGCAGCACCGGTAACGCTGTCATGCCCCCGGTGCCGTTTCCCGCATCAATGCCCACCCGGATTGTATTCTTCAGTTTGATGTTTTCCTGGATCATGGCCATATAGGGGGTCATCTCATCTGCCGTTGTCAACGTGCCCTGGCCCTGGGTATAAGCCTTATTTTCTATGATCTTGCGGATATCCTGCAGTCCGTGGCTGTGAATGGATTCCAGTCCGCTCATCAGCTTGAACCCGTTGTATTCCGGAGGATTGTGGCTGGCCGTAATCATGGCCCCGCCTTCCAGGGAGAGATGAGGAATGGAAAAATAAAGAACCGGTGTGGGGCAGACACCAATATCCACCACATCGCATCCTGCGGACAACGCCCCGTCGATAAAGGCCTTTGAATAGGCTTCAGAAGTGATGCGGCAATCCCGGCCCACAGAAACTTTTTTACGGTTCTGCCCCATAAGCATTGATCCGTATGCCTTTCCTATGGCCTTGGCGTCCTGTTCGGAAATTTCTTTCCCTGCAATACCGCGAATGTCATATTCCCTGAAAATGCCAGGATGCATAGTTACCTCCTTTATATGAAATTTGAAATAAGCGCCAGAATTCCGGCCAGCCAGCAATAGGGTGCAAATAAATGAAATTTACCGGTATTGACCAGTTTTAATAAAAGTTTCAGTGCTGCCAGGCCAACGATGAACGAAACGATTGTACCATAAATGGTGGCAGGGTCAATGTGTCCCTGGGATTCCATCAGATCTTTGATGCTCAGGATCTGGGCACCGAGAATGGCAGGGATGGATAAAAGAAATGAGAACCGGGCCGCTGTTTTTCTGTCCAGGCCGGTGAAAAGTCCGGTGGCAATGGTGGAGCCGGACCGGGAAATGCCGGGAATGACGGCAAGACCCTGGACAATGCCGATGGTGACAGCCCTGGAAACGGTTAACGGTTTACCCTGTTCAATCCTGTAGTAGCGCCTGGAGATCCACAGCAGGCACCCTGTTACCAGAAGCATGGAACCCACCAGCAAAGAGGAGGTAAATAAAACGTCCTCAAACTTTTTCAGAACCAATCCGATAATTGCCGTGGGCACTGAGCCAATGATAATGGCGGCGGCCAGGGCCAGGTTTGTTTCATGTCCGGACGTGTCCCGGGTTCCGGCGTAGTATACCAGGCTTTTGAAGATTTCCAGGATATCTTTAAGAAATACAAGGACAACAGCCACCAAGGTCCCCATATGCACGGATGCGTCAAAAACGAGGTTGCTCTGGGTAATGTTGAAATAGATCTGGCCCAGGACCAGGTGGCCTGAACTGCTGACCGGCAGAAATTCAGTAAGTCCTTGAATGATACCCAGGATGATACCCTGATAGATTTCCATATTTTTATTCCGACTTATAGTGTTGCAGTAAAGATTAGAAGGTTAATGTTCAAGTTAGGGAGATATATAATTGTTTAACTTAAATTGCAAGAATCCAAAAGGCCCTGTGTCCACCCTGGATTGAAAAAGAAGTTTTAATTTCATCCATTGTCTTCCAGGACTTTTAAAATTTTTGCAGGGGTAAACAAAAATCCCTGCCGCACATTGGTCCGGCAGGGATTTTCAGCTGGGACAAAATTAAGAATATCAAATTTAAGAGTATAATGTGGGTCTGGAGATAAACACACTTCTTTGTTCTGCTTCAAATTCTTCTAACGCTTTGATGGACATGGAGGCAAAAGGAATCGCTTCCAGTCTCGGCAATCCGATCTCATCGCCGGTCAGTTCACAGTATCCGAAACTGCCGTCGTCAATGCGGGCCAGGGCGCGATTCACCTGGTCGATGGCATTTGAATGGCGTTCAAAACTTTTTACCTCAAGCTCCAGATCAATATATGAGTTGCTCCGGTCAAGGATATCGGCCTGGGCAGCTTCAAGGGTTTTAATTTTTTTGATGGAGTTGGAAATTCTGTTGCGCAGTTCATCCTTTCTTACCATCAGTTTATCCTTAAAATAAGCGAGCTGTCCTTCACTCATATAAGGCTCATTGTCCAAAGGAATATACCTGTCCAAAGATAATTGCGAAATCTGTGTCATTTTCTGTATTTGCCTCCATGACAAAAGAATTGGAAAAATACAGAAAACTGTTTACCAGGCCAGGGTTAAAAAGAGATTATAATGGTGTTAGAGTACTGTTTTTTTAGAAGAATGGGATAATTCTGCCCATTATTTTGCCGGGCTGAAGGAAGACGTCGTTGTAATGAGTTTTGAAAGGCATCCCGGGTGTGTATGTCCGGGATGCCATAAGAAGGGTGAACCAACTGATTATTTTAACACCTCTTTCACGCGGGCCATGGCCCTTGCTACATTTTCAGGGCTGTTGAACGCAGAAATTCTTATATATTGCGCGCCGCACCGGCCAAATCCCTGGCCCGGTGTACAGACCACACCGGCCTTGTCCAGCAGCAGGTCAAAAAATTCCCAGGAATCCCGGCCTTTGCCGTCAATCCAGATGTATGGGGAATTTTCACCCCCGACATGGTCAAATCCAAGATCTGTCATGGTCTGGCGAACCACCCGGGCATTGGCCAGATAGTAATCGATATTTGCTTTTACCTGGGCCTGGCCCTCCGGGCTGTAGATCGCTTCGGCAGCCTTTTGCACCGGGTAGGAGACGCCGTTGAATTTGGTGGTCTGCCGACGATTCCACATGCTATGCAAAGAGACCTTTGACCCGCTGGCTGTATAGACCATGCATGCTTTGGGAACCACCGTAAATCCGCAGCGGGTACCTGTAAAACCTGCTGTCTTGGACAGGCTTCTGAATTCCACGGCCACCTCTTTGGCTCCGGGGATTTCATAAATGCTCCGGGGAAGATTCTCATCCCGGATAAACGCTTCATAGGCGGCATCAAACAGGATCAGGGCTTTATTTTCCCGGGCATAGTCTACCCAGGCTGCAAGCTGATCCCGGGTGGCTGTGGCCCCTGTGGGATTGTTGGGAAAACAAAGATAAATCAGATCCACGGCCGAATCAGGCAGATCCGGCATAAACCCCTTTTCTTTCAGGCAATCCATATAGACAATGCCCTGGTACCGTCCATCCCTGAACTCTCCGGTTCTGCCGGCCATGACATTGGTATCAAGATACACAGGATAAACCGGATCCGGAATGGCAATTTTTATGTCATTGGAGAACAGCTCCTGGAAATTTCCTGTATCACATTTGGCCCCGTCGGACACAAAAACTTCATCGGCCTCAATATCCGCCCCCCTGGACTGGAAATCACCGGCTGCAATGGCCTGTCTTAAAAACAGATAACCTTGTTCCGGCCCATACCCTTTGAATGTGGCATCATCGGACATCTCCTCCACACCTTTTTTAAACGCCTGAACAACAGCGGGGGGGAGCGGCAGGGTCACATCGCCAATGCCAAGGCGAATCACCTCCTTGTCAGGATTGCTCTCCTGATAGGCTTGAACCCGTTTGGCTATATCCGCAAACAAATATGAAGCAGTAAGTTTGTTGTAATGTTCATTGGCTGTAATCACGCGTAAATTCCTTATTTCATTATTATCGGTTCCAATTCGCCGGCAGCCTGCCGGGCAGAATTTGTGGTTTCTTAAGACTAACCCCGGTTTTAGTCGAAACAGGCTCTGATGTCAATTTTCATTAGTTGGCCCCGCCGGCATAGAGACGATTTTTCGATATTGCGATTCTTAAAAAAAAACATTATTTAGCACCAGCTATGCGCAGATGGCTTGGTTTGATCCTCACATTAAACATTTAGAAAATTATGCCAATCGTGCGGGTTGAGTATAATGATAAAAGGTAAAAGGTTTATGACAATTATTTTCCCCGGGCAAACAATTCAAAGGGTGGAAAAGAAAGAAGGTGATGATGGGTATTAGTCATTTCTCTGCTGTGTTCAGTGCCCTTGGCAAATTCATTTATGCATGCATGGGCTGGACCTACGAGCCCTTACCGGACTATTGGGAGCCCAGGTGTGTGGTCATCGGTTTTCCCCACACAAGCAATATGGATACGGTTCGAGCGCTTACCTATATCAAGCTTGCCGGGGTGAATGCAAAACTTCTGATCAAATCCGTGTGGTTCTTTTTCCCCATGTCATTTGTTTTGAAAGGCCTTGGCGGACTGCCGGTAAAGCGAAACAAATCCTGTGGATTTGTGGACAGTGTAATTGAAAAGTTTGAAGAACAGGAGGATCTGGTGGTGGCCATGGTACCCGAAGGTACACGCAAGTCCGTGTCCACCATCAGGACGGGATTCTGGTACATTGCCAAAGGTGCAGATGTTCCCATCATTTGCTGGTATCTGGACAACCAGAGCCGGAGAACCAGGTGGCTGGGTAAAATACATCCCGGGCAGAGTCTGGAGCAGGATCTGCGGAAAATATATGCGATTTATAAACATGCGGGATTTTCAATTCCGATCCAGGTAAAAAACAGTAATTTCTGATACCTTTTTGGCACTTTCTTTAAAGCCTTTTTTGTATGAATTTTTCTGGGTGGCAAATCTTTTGCATATTTTTGTGCGCCGGGTCGGTGCGTTTGTATGTGGATAAAACTTAATTTTTTTGGCCGGTTATAAAGTTTTATGCATCACTTCCAATATGCCAAAGCCTTGGCCGGCCATGCTTAACGAAAAAAATAAAGATTGACAGTATTAATAAGTGCCTTTAGTGTTTAAGTTTCGAAATTTTGGCCCGCAGTCTTTTGGCTGCTTAAAGATAAGACCATAAGGAGTTGATAAAAATATGTGTCGTCTGTTTGCAATAACCAGCAAGGATCCTCAGTCGCCCATGCTGGCCATCAAAGCCCTCGACGTGATGAAGGAAGGGCATGACGGCTCCGGCGTGGGGCTTTTGCTCCAGGACCTTGGTGGCACTTTTGAAGAGATGAAAGATGCCCCGATCCTGTCGGGAATCTTTACGGAAGAGGGCATCCGCCGTCTGGACCTTTTCATGATGAATCTTGGATTCATGACCAAGCATAAAGTCTCTTTGAAACCACCTAAAACCCAGATCGAAGGTATTCCAAGACGACATGTCTATCTGATTAGAGCGTATGAACTGCCCGAAGGCTGGGATGCCCTGACCAAGGAAGAACTGGCCACAAGGCTTTTGGATGTGCGCCTTAAAATACGGGAGATGGGTGAAGAGAAAAATGACATGATCGTGTTTTCTTTCTGGCCGGACACCATCATGCTCAAGGAGATCGGAGACCCCATGAAGCTGGCCGAATACCTGGGTCTGGACAGAAAAGAACTTGAAGCAAGGACGATCATGGCCCAGGGGCGGCAGAACACAAATTACGCCATCAATCTGTATGCCTGCCATCCGTTCTTTATAAAAGGATACTGCACCATGACCAATGGTGAAAATACGGCCTTTATTCCCATCAAGGATTTTCTCTCCTCACGAAATATCCCCGGGTATACAGGCTATCAGTCCGATTCCGAAGTGTTTGCCCACATCCTTCATTTTTCCATGGAAGAGCTGGGTCTGGGCATTGACGGGTATAAGCATGTGATTACACCCCTCCAGCGTGACGCCCTTGAAAAGCATCCCAATTTTGAATTCTTGAATCATTTGAAAAAGACCTGCCGCCCCTTAATCATCGACGGTCCCAATATGGTTATCGGCACTTTGCCGGATCACTCCATGTTCATGGTCCAGGACCGCAAGAAACTGCGGCCCGGCGTGGTGGGAGGCAAGCCGGGTATGTTTGCCTTTTCATCCGAGATCTGCGGGTTAGACGCTGTCATACCAGACAGAGACAAAACCATGGACATTCAACCCATGCACCTTGACACAGCCATTGTAAGCCCTGAGCGGCAGGAGGTAAATATATGTCGTCAAACAGAAGCCTTGAACCTTCCTCTTTAAGCCTGAACGATCTGCCCTGGCAGGTCGAATATAATAATGACCGGTGTACCCTGTGCGGTCAGTGCACGGCTGTGTGTCCGGTCAAGGCCATATCCCTTCATCCGTTCCAGAAGAGGATCATAAAAACGTCTGTGAGCAAAAATGCCCAGCACAGTAACGCCTATGATACCTTTTACGGCATCCGGCAGGATACCCGGGTTGAAAATGCCTGCATCGGCTGCGCCATGTGTACCCTGGTCTGTCCCAATGATGCCATCAGGCCAAGGCGGAATCCTGGCCTGGACAGGATGAAATTTCACATCAACCAGCATGGCGTTCCCCGGCGCAGAGGCGGTCGGCGTAACGATTCAGGGTCTGTGCTTGACAGGATCAAGTTCACCAGAATTTCCATGCTCACGGACCCGGCTCTGGATGCCGGACGCCATGAATTTGAGATGCGCACCCTGTTAGGACGGGTACTCCCCCCCAGGGAAAACATGAAGCGCCTGCGGGAAAAAGGATGGATTCCGCCGGTCAGGGAGATCTATCCTCTGATCATCGGCGGCATGTCTTTTGGGGCGCTGTCTCCCACCATGTGGGAAGGCCTGCAGATGGGAGTTGCCTACCTGAACGAAGAGATGGGCATGCCCGTTCGCATCTGCACCGGTGAAGGCGGGTGCCCACCGAGACTGCTGCGCTCCCGGTTCCTGAAATATGTCATTTTGCAGATTGCGTCCGGCTATTTTGGCTGGGATGAGATCATCCACGCCATTCCCCATATGAAGGAAGACCCCTGTGCCATTGAGATCAAATACGGACAGGGTGCAAAACCCGGTGACGGCGGCCTGTTGATGTGGCACAAAGTGAATAAGCTGATTGCCGCCATCCGGGGTGTGCCCCAGGGTGTCAGCCTGCCCAGTCCCCCGACCCATCAGACCCAGTACTCCATCGAAGAGTCCGTGGCCAAGATGATCCTGTCCATGTCCATGGCATGGGGGTTCAGGGTTCCGGTTTATCCGAAAATTTCAGCCTCATCCACCTCCCTTGCGGTAATGAACAACCTGACCCGTAACGAATATGCGGCGGGACTGGCCATTGACGGTGAAGACGGCGGAACCGGAGCTGCCTACGCCGTGTCCATGGATCACATGGGCCACCCCATTGCCAGCAGTGTCCGGGACAACTACCTGAATCTGATCTCCATCGGCAAGCAGAACGAGGTTCCCATCTTTGCCGGAGGCGGTATCGGCAAAAACGGCAACATTGCCGCCAATGCAGCAGCCCTGATTATGCTGGGGGCATCCGGGGTCCAGATCGGAAAATATGTCATGCAGGCAGCAGCCGGCTGCATAGGCACGGAAGAGGACCGGTGCAACGTATGTAACCTGGGTATCTGCCCCAAGGGCATTACGTCCCAGGATCCCAGACTCTACCGCCGCCTTGATCCGGAAGATGTGGCCCAGCGCCTGGTGGACATTTTTGTCTCCTTTGACACGCAACTTAAAAAAATTGTAGCGCCCCTGGGACGCTCCACCTCTCTGCCCATCGGCATGTCCGATGCGCTGGGAATCGATGATAAAAACATTGCTGACCGCCTCAGTATCAAGTACGTGGTGTAAAGGAGGACGGGATATGAAAAAATGTGACTATATTTTTGTAGCAGGTAAAAGAGACGAGAAACGGATTTCATCCCGGGTGCTTGAAGAGATGATTCAACAGCACGCCAAAAAGGGGAACAGAAAGCTCGAAGTCCAGGCCTTTGGCCAGCACGGCATTGGCGGACGGCTCTGGGACTCGGCCCCCGACACCATGGACATCCGTATCATTGGTCATTCCGGCCAGCGTACAGGTTCTTTGGGAACGCCCTATACCAGAATAGAGATTATGGGTCCTGCCTCGGATGATATTGGCTGGCTTAATGCCGGTGCTGAAATCATTGTGCACGGTTCGGCCTCCAACGGGGCCATGAACGGTGCAGCCCAGGGTAAGGTTTTTATCGGCGGCTCCATTGGCGCCCGGGGCATGACCATGACCAAGCGCAACCCCAGATTTGAGCCCCCTGAGCTGTGGGTGCTGGGGGCGGCCGGGGATTACTTCGGCGAGTTCATGGCCGGCGGCATTGCCGTTATCTGCGGCGTAAACGCGTCCAATCCCAAACAGCTTCTGGGCTACAGGCCCCTGGTGGGCATGGTGGGCGGTAAGGTCTTCGTGCGTGGCGAGGTCCAAACTTATTCCGACAAGGATGCCAAGGAAGTAGACCTTGATGATGCTGAGTGGGAATGGCTGACCCAGGGGCTAAAGACCTTTTTGAAAAAAATCAAACAACCCAAACTGTTTGACGAACTGGCTGTAAGGAAAGAGTGGCGGCTGCTTGAAGCAAAAAATCCCCAGGAAAAGACCGAAGGGCCGGGTCTGAAATCCATGTCCTGGTTCAGGGAACAGGTCTGGGATGTGGAGCTTGGCCGCGGCGGCTTGATCGGTGATCTCCAGGCAACTGAAAAGGGTACTGTGCCGGTCATTACCAAGGGTGAGTACAGAAGATATATTCCGGTCTGGGAACAGGGAAAATATATTTCGCCGTGCCAGGCGGCCTGCCCCACTGGAATCCCTGTCCAGCAGCGCTGGGCCATGGTCCGGGCCGATAACATTGACGAGGCCATCTCCATGGGCCTTGAATACTCCCCGTTCCCGGCAACTGTGTGCGGTCACCTGTGCCCAAGCCCCTGTATGGCCTCCTGCACCCGGAACATGTCATACATGTCACCCATTAATGTCCGCCTTCTGGGCCAGGCTGCCCAGAATGTCAAGCCACCCAAGCCGGCCAAGAAATCCCGGAAAAAAGTGGCGGTCATCGGCGGTGGCCCTGGCGGTATTTCTGCGGCCTGGCAGCTCACTTTAAAAGGCCACACAGCCACAATATTTGAAGCCGGGCAGACCATTGGCGGCAAAATTTCCGCTGTAATTCCTGAGTCCCGGATCCCTGCGGAGACCCTGAGTGCTGAAATTGACCGGATCAAGTCCTATGTAAAGGATATCAGGCTGGGAGAAGAAATTGATGCGGAAAAGTTCAATGAGATAAAAGACAACTATGACTATGTCATTGTGGCTGCCGGTGCAAAAAAACCCAGATCCCTTCCGGTCAAAGGTGCGGAGCTGGCTCTCTTTGCCAATGATTTTCTTGCGCAGGCCAAGGAAAACACGTTGAAACCCGGGAAAAAGGTGGTGATCATCGGTGCGGGCAATGTGGGTTGTGATGTGGCCACTGAAGCCCACCGGCTGGGTGCTGATGAGATAACCCTTATTGATGTCCAGAAACCGGCCGCATTCGGCAAGGAGAGAGAGGACGCCGAGAAATGCAGTGCCCAGTTCCGCTGGCCGGTGTTTACCAAAGAGATTACTTCCAAAGGGGTTAAGCTTGATAGTGGAGAGTTGCTGCCGGCCAATACTGTGGTAATCTCCATCGGTGATGTGCCTGATCTCTCCTTCCTTGGAGACGGGCTTGAACTTAACAGAGGATATGTCAAGGTGGACGCAGTCGGCCGTTCCTCCGACGAAAAGGTTTTTGCCATCGGCGATGCCGTGGGACCGGGACTTATTACCGATGCCATCGGGGCAGGCCGACGCACAGCCACGATCATTGATCAGCTTCTCAACGGCCAGGTACCGGATATGGACGGCCTTGACCCCATGATCGATACCCGGCGAGTAAGCCTGACCTATTATAACCCCAGACAGGATGCCGACAATCTGGAATCGTGCAGCCATGACTGCGCCTCCTGCGGAAATTGCAGGGATTGCGGCATCTGCGTGGCCGTCTGTCCAGAAGGGGCCATCAGCCGACTGGAAAAAGAGATCGGCTTTGAATATGTGGTGGATGAATCCAAATGCATTGGATGTGGTTTCTGCAAGGGGGCCTGTCCCTGCGGTATTTGGGAACTGATACCCAATTCGCCACTGATGTAACGATACGAAATAATTGGGGTCAAGCCGTTGACCCCAATTATTCCTACTCCTTTGAAGCCCAACCTTTAAGCTGGTTTTTTATATGAAAGACAGGGTAGCTCACTCAGATCTTTCAAACTTTGTTGCGGGCTGTGCCTGGGTGTTGATAGACCAGGTCGGCCCATGGCCGTTCGTACATACCTTCAAGCATTTTCACATGCAAATTCATCAATAACACACTCTTTTATGTGGTCATCCTGCTGGGCTGCCTTGAAAATAGAGGCTGATACATATATAAACAGAAAAAGAATCAATACACATAACAGCGTTTACCTTTAAAAGAAAAGAATGATATCAAATCAGACCATCAGACAAAAAATAATAACGCTGCTTGAACACAGGGCCATGACCGTTAAAGATTTGTCCCAGGAGGCTGGTGTGATGGAAAAGGATGTGGGGTTTCACCTGGCATCCATTGAAAAAAGCCTGCGCCACCAGAAAAAAAAGTTGCACATGTCACCATCCTGCTGCCTGAAATGCGGATTTGAATTCAGCGGGAAAAGCATGTTCAAACGCCCGGGGAAATGCCCGTCCTGCCGATCGGAAAGAATATCGCTGGCGCTTTTCCGGATAGAAAATATATAATTTTAAGTCAGGATTCTCCGGCTACGATATCCCACAACGCCCGGACCCTGGGATTGGAAAGGTTCGCATCCCGGGTGCAAAGGGCTATTTCATAAGAGGGCAACTTCGGCATGTTCTCCAGCGCAACAATATCCCGGCAAAGCGGGCTTTTTTCAAGAACCAGCCGGGGAACAAGACCGATGCCGAATCCAAGATTCACCAGGGCGATAATGGCTTCATGGCCCGTAACTTGGGAGTAGATGCGGGGAACCACGGCATTTTCCAGGAACCATAGATCAATACGCTCCCGGCTTAAGCCTTTGTCGGCAAGAATTAAGGGGATTTTTCCCCAGTCCGGATTCCCTTGGCTGTCTGTCACCAGGATATCAGGATAGTGCCTGGCACCGATAAAAACCAAGGGACTGACAGCCATGTTTAAAAAACTGATCTGTGGACCGGGTTTGGCTGGAAGCGCTGCAATGACAGCGTCTGCATCGCGGCTCATCAATCTGCCAAAAGCCTGCGCAGGGTCTCCTGTTTCAAGGTAAATCTGGACGCCGGGGTGCTCGGTCCGGTACCGGGGAATTATCTGGGGCAGAATACTGTAAGCTGCCGTTACCGAGCAGTAAAGGGAAAGTTGGCCTGACAGGGCCGCATCTTCAGATAATTCTCCCTGGAGTCGTTCAAAACGGCCAAGCACATCCTCTGCATATTTTTTAAGGACCTGTCCGGCATAAGTCAATTCCACACAGCGCTTGCCCCGGATAAAAAGCTGTTTTCCCACATCTGTTTCCAGGCGCTGGATCACCCGGGTAAGGGCCGAAGGCGAGATATTGCACGACTGGCTTGTCCGGGAAAAATGAAGGGAGCCGGCCAGGTGATGAAATAATTCAAGGGTGCGTAGATCCATCTTTTATTTTGAGC is drawn from uncultured Desulfobacter sp. and contains these coding sequences:
- a CDS encoding phosphomannomutase/phosphoglucomutase is translated as MHPGIFREYDIRGIAGKEISEQDAKAIGKAYGSMLMGQNRKKVSVGRDCRITSEAYSKAFIDGALSAGCDVVDIGVCPTPVLYFSIPHLSLEGGAMITASHNPPEYNGFKLMSGLESIHSHGLQDIRKIIENKAYTQGQGTLTTADEMTPYMAMIQENIKLKNTIRVGIDAGNGTGGMTALPVLRGLGCEVHDIYCDLDGTFPNHEADPTQKKNMTDLIDLVKKKNLDLGIGYDGDADRIGVVDRFGNIIYGDQLMVIYAKEILSRHPGATFISEVKCSMVMYDQIEKMGGNAIMWRTGHSLIKKKMKEENAALAGEMSGHMFFKDRYYGYDDALYASCRLLEIMDSTGLGVDELIKDLPKTFTTPEIRVDCPDAVKFKVVEKIVALYKARQKVIDIDGMRAIYEDGWGLVRASNTQPALVLRFEALTEARLNEIKTEIETDLKKIIEDM
- a CDS encoding undecaprenyl-diphosphate phosphatase, encoding MEIYQGIILGIIQGLTEFLPVSSSGHLVLGQIYFNITQSNLVFDASVHMGTLVAVVLVFLKDILEIFKSLVYYAGTRDTSGHETNLALAAAIIIGSVPTAIIGLVLKKFEDVLFTSSLLVGSMLLVTGCLLWISRRYYRIEQGKPLTVSRAVTIGIVQGLAVIPGISRSGSTIATGLFTGLDRKTAARFSFLLSIPAILGAQILSIKDLMESQGHIDPATIYGTIVSFIVGLAALKLLLKLVNTGKFHLFAPYCWLAGILALISNFI
- a CDS encoding TraR/DksA family transcriptional regulator: MTQISQLSLDRYIPLDNEPYMSEGQLAYFKDKLMVRKDELRNRISNSIKKIKTLEAAQADILDRSNSYIDLELEVKSFERHSNAIDQVNRALARIDDGSFGYCELTGDEIGLPRLEAIPFASMSIKALEEFEAEQRSVFISRPTLYS
- a CDS encoding LL-diaminopimelate aminotransferase, producing the protein MITANEHYNKLTASYLFADIAKRVQAYQESNPDKEVIRLGIGDVTLPLPPAVVQAFKKGVEEMSDDATFKGYGPEQGYLFLRQAIAAGDFQSRGADIEADEVFVSDGAKCDTGNFQELFSNDIKIAIPDPVYPVYLDTNVMAGRTGEFRDGRYQGIVYMDCLKEKGFMPDLPDSAVDLIYLCFPNNPTGATATRDQLAAWVDYARENKALILFDAAYEAFIRDENLPRSIYEIPGAKEVAVEFRSLSKTAGFTGTRCGFTVVPKACMVYTASGSKVSLHSMWNRRQTTKFNGVSYPVQKAAEAIYSPEGQAQVKANIDYYLANARVVRQTMTDLGFDHVGGENSPYIWIDGKGRDSWEFFDLLLDKAGVVCTPGQGFGRCGAQYIRISAFNSPENVARAMARVKEVLK
- a CDS encoding 1-acyl-sn-glycerol-3-phosphate acyltransferase, with amino-acid sequence MMGISHFSAVFSALGKFIYACMGWTYEPLPDYWEPRCVVIGFPHTSNMDTVRALTYIKLAGVNAKLLIKSVWFFFPMSFVLKGLGGLPVKRNKSCGFVDSVIEKFEEQEDLVVAMVPEGTRKSVSTIRTGFWYIAKGADVPIICWYLDNQSRRTRWLGKIHPGQSLEQDLRKIYAIYKHAGFSIPIQVKNSNF
- a CDS encoding glutamate synthase — translated: MCRLFAITSKDPQSPMLAIKALDVMKEGHDGSGVGLLLQDLGGTFEEMKDAPILSGIFTEEGIRRLDLFMMNLGFMTKHKVSLKPPKTQIEGIPRRHVYLIRAYELPEGWDALTKEELATRLLDVRLKIREMGEEKNDMIVFSFWPDTIMLKEIGDPMKLAEYLGLDRKELEARTIMAQGRQNTNYAINLYACHPFFIKGYCTMTNGENTAFIPIKDFLSSRNIPGYTGYQSDSEVFAHILHFSMEELGLGIDGYKHVITPLQRDALEKHPNFEFLNHLKKTCRPLIIDGPNMVIGTLPDHSMFMVQDRKKLRPGVVGGKPGMFAFSSEICGLDAVIPDRDKTMDIQPMHLDTAIVSPERQEVNICRQTEALNLPL
- a CDS encoding glutamate synthase-related protein: MSSNRSLEPSSLSLNDLPWQVEYNNDRCTLCGQCTAVCPVKAISLHPFQKRIIKTSVSKNAQHSNAYDTFYGIRQDTRVENACIGCAMCTLVCPNDAIRPRRNPGLDRMKFHINQHGVPRRRGGRRNDSGSVLDRIKFTRISMLTDPALDAGRHEFEMRTLLGRVLPPRENMKRLREKGWIPPVREIYPLIIGGMSFGALSPTMWEGLQMGVAYLNEEMGMPVRICTGEGGCPPRLLRSRFLKYVILQIASGYFGWDEIIHAIPHMKEDPCAIEIKYGQGAKPGDGGLLMWHKVNKLIAAIRGVPQGVSLPSPPTHQTQYSIEESVAKMILSMSMAWGFRVPVYPKISASSTSLAVMNNLTRNEYAAGLAIDGEDGGTGAAYAVSMDHMGHPIASSVRDNYLNLISIGKQNEVPIFAGGGIGKNGNIAANAAALIMLGASGVQIGKYVMQAAAGCIGTEEDRCNVCNLGICPKGITSQDPRLYRRLDPEDVAQRLVDIFVSFDTQLKKIVAPLGRSTSLPIGMSDALGIDDKNIADRLSIKYVV
- a CDS encoding FAD-dependent oxidoreductase, coding for MKKCDYIFVAGKRDEKRISSRVLEEMIQQHAKKGNRKLEVQAFGQHGIGGRLWDSAPDTMDIRIIGHSGQRTGSLGTPYTRIEIMGPASDDIGWLNAGAEIIVHGSASNGAMNGAAQGKVFIGGSIGARGMTMTKRNPRFEPPELWVLGAAGDYFGEFMAGGIAVICGVNASNPKQLLGYRPLVGMVGGKVFVRGEVQTYSDKDAKEVDLDDAEWEWLTQGLKTFLKKIKQPKLFDELAVRKEWRLLEAKNPQEKTEGPGLKSMSWFREQVWDVELGRGGLIGDLQATEKGTVPVITKGEYRRYIPVWEQGKYISPCQAACPTGIPVQQRWAMVRADNIDEAISMGLEYSPFPATVCGHLCPSPCMASCTRNMSYMSPINVRLLGQAAQNVKPPKPAKKSRKKVAVIGGGPGGISAAWQLTLKGHTATIFEAGQTIGGKISAVIPESRIPAETLSAEIDRIKSYVKDIRLGEEIDAEKFNEIKDNYDYVIVAAGAKKPRSLPVKGAELALFANDFLAQAKENTLKPGKKVVIIGAGNVGCDVATEAHRLGADEITLIDVQKPAAFGKEREDAEKCSAQFRWPVFTKEITSKGVKLDSGELLPANTVVISIGDVPDLSFLGDGLELNRGYVKVDAVGRSSDEKVFAIGDAVGPGLITDAIGAGRRTATIIDQLLNGQVPDMDGLDPMIDTRRVSLTYYNPRQDADNLESCSHDCASCGNCRDCGICVAVCPEGAISRLEKEIGFEYVVDESKCIGCGFCKGACPCGIWELIPNSPLM
- a CDS encoding transcriptional regulator codes for the protein MISNQTIRQKIITLLEHRAMTVKDLSQEAGVMEKDVGFHLASIEKSLRHQKKKLHMSPSCCLKCGFEFSGKSMFKRPGKCPSCRSERISLALFRIENI
- the ilvY gene encoding HTH-type transcriptional activator IlvY; protein product: MDLRTLELFHHLAGSLHFSRTSQSCNISPSALTRVIQRLETDVGKQLFIRGKRCVELTYAGQVLKKYAEDVLGRFERLQGELSEDAALSGQLSLYCSVTAAYSILPQIIPRYRTEHPGVQIYLETGDPAQAFGRLMSRDADAVIAALPAKPGPQISFLNMAVSPLVFIGARHYPDILVTDSQGNPDWGKIPLILADKGLSRERIDLWFLENAVVPRIYSQVTGHEAIIALVNLGFGIGLVPRLVLEKSPLCRDIVALENMPKLPSYEIALCTRDANLSNPRVRALWDIVAGES